A single window of Verrucomicrobiota bacterium DNA harbors:
- a CDS encoding sulfite oxidase, which produces MNPKENIPNPFEGFSRRSFVKAMTTALGANIVFANWMPKGLVPVLLAQTSEPFSIPGKPGLTILNDRPLNAETPAHLLNDAVTPASRLFVRNNGLPPVNADPNTWTLTIGGESVVKTKTYTLKDLKTNFKNIELALTLECGGNGRAEFYPPASGNQWTVGAVGCPVWNGVRLKDVLEDCGIKNDAVYVAYHSADQHLSQDPKKDAISRGVPIAKALEKESMIAWGMNGEPLPEHHGYPLRMVCGGWPGSTSGKWVKQIDIRNIVHDGTKMTEGSYQVPKFPVKAGASVPEEDMKIIESMPVKSLITHPKSGAEIEVKDSLKINGHAWAGDLAVSSVSLSIDFGQTWIKTDLKKPINRLAWQQWSAKITFPKKGYYEVWARAVDSEGTSQPMLIPGWNPKGYLNNSCHRIAVYVA; this is translated from the coding sequence ATGAACCCAAAAGAAAATATACCGAATCCGTTTGAAGGCTTCAGCAGGCGCTCCTTCGTAAAAGCAATGACCACTGCTCTCGGAGCCAATATCGTTTTTGCGAATTGGATGCCCAAAGGCCTGGTCCCCGTTTTGTTGGCGCAAACTTCGGAGCCATTTAGCATTCCAGGTAAACCAGGGTTGACCATTTTAAATGACAGGCCCCTCAACGCCGAAACCCCCGCACATCTCCTAAACGACGCCGTCACACCGGCCAGCCGATTATTCGTCAGAAACAACGGACTTCCTCCAGTCAATGCCGATCCCAATACATGGACCTTAACCATTGGAGGAGAATCGGTCGTTAAAACGAAGACCTACACACTGAAGGATCTGAAAACAAATTTTAAGAACATCGAACTCGCACTCACCCTCGAATGTGGCGGAAACGGTCGCGCTGAGTTTTACCCTCCTGCCAGCGGAAATCAGTGGACGGTAGGAGCCGTGGGTTGCCCCGTTTGGAATGGTGTACGACTCAAGGATGTTCTCGAAGATTGCGGCATTAAGAATGACGCAGTCTATGTGGCCTACCACTCAGCTGATCAGCACCTCAGTCAGGACCCCAAAAAGGATGCGATTTCCAGAGGTGTTCCAATCGCAAAGGCACTTGAAAAAGAATCCATGATCGCCTGGGGAATGAATGGTGAACCTCTACCTGAACATCATGGATACCCGTTGCGTATGGTTTGTGGCGGATGGCCTGGATCGACATCCGGAAAGTGGGTTAAACAAATTGATATTCGTAACATTGTTCACGACGGAACGAAAATGACAGAAGGCTCGTATCAAGTTCCCAAATTCCCCGTGAAGGCTGGAGCATCGGTTCCGGAAGAAGATATGAAAATCATCGAGTCGATGCCGGTGAAATCCCTTATCACTCACCCAAAAAGCGGGGCGGAAATCGAGGTTAAGGACTCGCTAAAAATCAACGGTCATGCCTGGGCAGGCGATCTGGCCGTTTCCAGTGTTTCGCTCTCAATCGACTTTGGGCAAACCTGGATTAAAACAGATCTTAAAAAACCCATCAATCGCCTGGCCTGGCAACAATGGAGCGCCAAAATAACATTTCCTAAAAAAGGTTACTACGAAGTATGGGCACGGGCGGTTGACTCGGAGGGCACCTCCCAGCCGATGTTAATTCCGGGCTGGAATCCCAAGGGTTACTTGAACAACTCCTGCCACCGAATCGCTGTTTATGTTGCCTAA